GCGGACGAGGCCCTCGGGCAGCCGGGTGGGCGGCGCGGGGATCCACGAGCCGGGCCCGTGCCGGACGACGTGGAAGCAGTGTTCCAGCTCGGGCCGTAGCGGGTCGCCGGGGCGGACCAGGAACATCCAGCGTCCGGTCGGGGTCGCCAGCACGGGTCCGCGTACGCCGGTGCCGGCGGGGTGGGTCTGCACCGCGTCCAGCACCCGTCGGCCGAGGTGGGCGGCCACCTCCAGGACGTCAAACGCGCGGCCGGTGGGCAGCAGCACGCCGTGTGGTCGGGTGCGCCACCAGGTGGCGACGCGGGCCGGGTCGGTGGTGGCGGCGTGCTCCCAGTCCTCCAGGGCGGGATGGCAGCCGACGGTGGGGCAGCCGGCGCGACCACAGACGAAGCGGCTGCGGGCGAGGCACGCGCCCGGGGTCACCTCCCAGCCGTGCGCCGCGTAGCGCACCGCGACCCGGCGCAGCCGGACCCGTTCCAGTGGTGACAGTTGCGCGACCCGCGGGCCGACATTCCCCCACATGTGTGCCATCTCCCCTCGTCGGGCCCGGCGGCCACCGGGTCTTACGTCGAGCACCGTCACTGCCGTAACCCGCGATCGTTGAGTTGACGAACGGCTGATGCAACTTGCACGAAAACTATGAGGACTGGCTGTACGGCTGACGCACTGGCTGTGCGACCAGCGAAAACCTGAGACGTACCGCGCGCCGCAACCGCGAGGAAGTCATCCGGTCATCGCCTGGGCCTCGAACAGGGGAGGGATGGGGAGATGGACGAGCTACCCATAGGTCGGCGGGTCGCCTACTGGCGGGGACGGCGCAAGATGTCGCAGCAGGTCTTCGCGGACCGGCTGGGCAAGTCGAAGAGCTGGGTGGACAAGGTCGAGCGCGGTGTGCGCCGGCTGGACAAGTTCTCGGTGCTCTACGAGATCGCCGACATCCTCCAGGTCGACGTGCAGCTGTTGCTCGGCAAGGACCCGGAGCGGCGTACCGACGCGATGAACTGCATCGACCAGGTCGAGGTCGAGGAGATCCGGGCGGCCCTGGAGCGGTACGACTCGATGAGCGCGTACTTCCACGCCGCGCCGCAGCCGCCACCGCTGGCCGACATGCGCAAGGCCGTCAACCACGCCTGGCTCACCTACCAGTACGGCCGCTACGGGATGCTGACGCGGGCCCTGCCGAAGCTGCTGCGCGACGCCCAGGCCGCCGACGCCGGCTACGGCGGGGACGACGCCCGGGAGGCCGCCCACCTGCTCGGGCAGGTCTACCAGATCGCGTCGTCGGTGCTGCGCAAGCTCGGTGAGTGCGAGCTGGCCTGGCTGGCCGCCGACCGCTCGATGGCGGTCGCCCAGCGGGCCGACGATCCGCTGCTGGCCGGCATCGCCACCACCCGGGTCTGCAACGCGCTCGTCG
This genomic stretch from Micromonospora krabiensis harbors:
- a CDS encoding bifunctional DNA primase/polymerase; the protein is MWGNVGPRVAQLSPLERVRLRRVAVRYAAHGWEVTPGACLARSRFVCGRAGCPTVGCHPALEDWEHAATTDPARVATWWRTRPHGVLLPTGRAFDVLEVAAHLGRRVLDAVQTHPAGTGVRGPVLATPTGRWMFLVRPGDPLRPELEHCFHVVRHGPGSWIPAPPTRLPEGLVRWAVAPEQARWQLPDSYLVQNTLIDALRATGVTLTSDLLPGHLPLPRRGR
- a CDS encoding helix-turn-helix domain-containing protein, which produces MDELPIGRRVAYWRGRRKMSQQVFADRLGKSKSWVDKVERGVRRLDKFSVLYEIADILQVDVQLLLGKDPERRTDAMNCIDQVEVEEIRAALERYDSMSAYFHAAPQPPPLADMRKAVNHAWLTYQYGRYGMLTRALPKLLRDAQAADAGYGGDDAREAAHLLGQVYQIASSVLRKLGECELAWLAADRSMAVAQRADDPLLAGIATTRVCNALVAMGRARPALELNVTIANRLAPGGGNDASPARLSVYGMLLLQGAMAAARIGDTATVDDLISGAQEAATLLGGDQNHYWTSFGLTNLELHRAAAAVELGDGGRAVEVHRLKIQEPAFNALLPERRAHHLLDVARGYAQIGDVANAGEMLLLGDRLAPSEIRCRPIAHEVMSDVLRRTRGAPPSPIAELAEHMGVGV